From one Natronogracilivirga saccharolytica genomic stretch:
- a CDS encoding DUF4160 domain-containing protein, with translation MTPLLLQSDNNRLINRIKSRFFLSYSSSSLQLSDANGTKNPGISSFFFSNEGNEPIHIHVESGNGYCKFWIKPVILVYTSGYSATELNKIQKLIEEHTNLIESSWNEYLG, from the coding sequence ATGACACCATTATTGTTGCAATCGGACAATAATAGACTCATTAATCGGATTAAATCTCGATTTTTTTTGAGCTATTCATCTTCATCTTTACAACTTTCGGATGCCAACGGTACTAAGAACCCGGGGATATCGTCTTTTTTCTTCAGTAATGAAGGGAATGAACCCATCCACATACACGTTGAAAGTGGAAATGGATATTGTAAATTCTGGATTAAACCAGTTATACTTGTATATACAAGCGGATACAGTGCAACGGAATTGAACAAAATCCAAAAACTGATTGAAGAACATACCAACCTGATCGAATCTTCCTGGAATGAGTACCTCGGCTGA
- a CDS encoding DUF2442 domain-containing protein, whose product MSTSADIKTPLARNIRFTDRMMVIQLDDGRELAVPIDWFPKLRNAGAIDRNNWRLIGNGIGIHWEALDEDLSVERLLLDGKPVRKQR is encoded by the coding sequence ATGAGTACCTCGGCTGACATAAAAACCCCGCTGGCAAGGAACATCCGGTTTACCGATCGCATGATGGTGATCCAACTGGATGACGGCCGGGAGCTGGCCGTTCCTATCGACTGGTTCCCGAAACTGCGCAATGCCGGTGCAATCGACCGGAACAACTGGCGGCTGATTGGAAACGGCATCGGAATCCACTGGGAAGCCCTCGACGAGGACCTGTCCGTGGAACGCCTGCTACTTGACGGAAAGCCCGTCAGAAAACAGCGGTAA
- a CDS encoding Fic family protein — translation MPKAQQYTVNPDRTQPWNALPDLPIAPDLYRDVDIYEQLGRAKEALALLAGRSIAIPNPGMLINSITLQEAKVSSAIENVFTTDDDLYRAMSDSKTGGESAGPAKEVLRYREALWEGYHYLKKKGAFDRDYFIKLYQIIQESGDGIRPPFARTFIRMGGSGPNAGKPVFTPPRGKGVVEAKLDNLIDFLNDEQSQPDDVLLKMCIAHYQFEVIHPFRDGNGRVGRIMNLHIITRSHQLELPILYLSRYILEHKQDYYEYLAGVSQRGDWKAWLLYMLKAVEWTSQLTLRKVNDIIETREDILDVLREQTDIRRPGDLAEAIFTQPYVKVQHLVDRGIYAENTARNYLNELAELQILEKREIRGRHYYINPALVEILSY, via the coding sequence ATGCCAAAAGCACAGCAATACACAGTAAACCCGGACCGGACACAGCCGTGGAATGCTCTGCCTGATTTGCCGATTGCACCGGATCTCTACAGAGATGTGGATATCTACGAGCAGCTCGGTCGGGCAAAAGAAGCGCTGGCGTTGCTGGCAGGACGAAGTATTGCCATTCCAAATCCAGGGATGCTTATCAATTCCATCACACTCCAGGAGGCCAAGGTTTCAAGTGCCATCGAAAACGTGTTCACCACCGATGACGACCTCTACAGGGCGATGAGCGATTCAAAAACCGGTGGTGAATCTGCGGGACCTGCCAAAGAGGTGCTCCGATACCGTGAGGCCCTTTGGGAGGGGTATCACTATCTGAAAAAGAAAGGCGCATTCGACCGGGACTATTTTATCAAACTGTATCAGATCATCCAGGAGAGCGGGGATGGCATTCGTCCGCCGTTTGCCAGGACATTCATCCGGATGGGAGGAAGCGGTCCGAACGCGGGAAAACCTGTCTTTACCCCGCCTCGCGGCAAGGGAGTGGTGGAAGCCAAACTCGACAATCTGATCGACTTTCTGAACGATGAGCAGTCGCAGCCGGATGATGTACTGCTTAAAATGTGCATTGCCCACTACCAGTTCGAGGTGATCCACCCGTTCCGGGACGGTAACGGACGGGTGGGACGAATCATGAATTTGCACATCATCACCCGGAGCCATCAGCTGGAACTGCCCATTCTTTACCTGAGCCGGTACATCCTTGAGCACAAGCAGGATTATTACGAGTACCTCGCGGGCGTATCCCAGCGCGGTGATTGGAAGGCTTGGTTGCTCTACATGCTGAAAGCAGTGGAGTGGACTTCGCAGCTTACCCTCCGGAAGGTCAATGACATCATTGAAACAAGGGAGGATATACTTGACGTGCTGCGGGAACAGACGGACATCCGTCGGCCCGGGGATCTCGCCGAAGCGATTTTCACCCAGCCTTATGTCAAGGTGCAACATCTGGTCGATCGCGGGATTTATGCCGAAAACACAGCCCGCAACTACCTGAATGAGCTGGCGGAATTACAAATCCTGGAGAAAAGAGAGATCAGGGGCCGGCACTACTACATCAACCCGGCACTGGTCGAGATCCTGTCGTATTGA
- a CDS encoding BrnT family toxin translates to MIEFEFDENKSRANREKHGIDFYQALDLWKDPDVLEIPAITSDEPRFLIIGKLDQKIWSAVITYRKNNIRIISVRRARKEEIELYESF, encoded by the coding sequence ATGATTGAATTTGAGTTTGATGAAAATAAAAGCAGGGCTAACCGGGAAAAGCACGGTATAGATTTCTATCAGGCGCTGGATCTGTGGAAAGATCCGGATGTACTGGAAATCCCGGCAATAACTTCAGATGAACCAAGGTTTTTAATAATCGGGAAGCTTGATCAGAAAATCTGGTCGGCAGTCATAACGTATCGAAAAAATAACATCCGGATCATTTCCGTTCGAAGAGCACGTAAAGAGGAAATAGAACTATATGAAAGCTTCTGA
- the brnA gene encoding type II toxin-antitoxin system BrnA family antitoxin, producing MKASDFDKKFDDGEDITSLLDLKKAKRSSQVQKRINVDMPEWMVRQLDKEAKRTGVTRQSVIKFWLSEKLKDTS from the coding sequence ATGAAAGCTTCTGATTTTGATAAAAAATTTGATGATGGTGAGGATATCACCAGTCTGCTTGACCTGAAAAAAGCCAAAAGGTCTTCTCAGGTTCAAAAGAGGATCAATGTGGACATGCCAGAATGGATGGTGCGCCAACTGGACAAGGAAGCCAAGCGTACGGGAGTCACCAGGCAGTCTGTGATCAAGTTCTGGCTTTCTGAAAAACTGAAAGATACTTCTTGA
- a CDS encoding DUF3024 domain-containing protein — protein sequence MSDLKWHGYEPKPIFPTLSEALIEVKNDPHGCFFG from the coding sequence ATGTCGGACCTGAAATGGCATGGATATGAACCGAAACCGATCTTCCCGACCCTTTCGGAGGCATTAATTGAGGTCAAAAACGATCCACACGGATGCTTTTTCGGATGA
- a CDS encoding SWIM zinc finger family protein translates to MPEDMLVRLPEYVSPKIFDRGLDYFRNDFIESPERVSEHKWVTRAMGRRVYEVSLTFNPEGDDEWHCDCPFDGPVCKHVVAACFAVLQVAGDKYPGVARAGDLYKLPAFESRLIIDQLFEVLDNEELIGFLRSKLEQDHQLASVFESEFLYRLPEHQKSERYRRIVSKAVRSAFRNRHFAEYPEYRDFEDMDMLSDQLMAQTDWLLDLSKKHREENRPEEALLIAKAILEEVPVSLEELIEDGNDYYELPDADGFMESAAEELCKIVESGNEELKNNLFDSIWNMFPDEKLHIGDVPDHLLHAMGLSATDASRVERYLQLLDRLTDEFRNGEQSFIGEHQVQEIKIEYLQHLGREKEAVEVMLSMKDDPKFCLMLVRYYIEKKHFAEAKQLSAEGLKKADEGDRMTISLEDDGSQSTTWYKLLYEIAEGENSPADMRTWLEKLIFDDYRHMKWFREYKKTWPEAEWPRELEKIIAKQKKRKDVFHVDHFLAEIYVEEKRFDRLEEMLMNEAGNPSGFNSICVFAPKMAEMRPEGAGNVMQQAIEAYAAENVGRKYYRDIANELRAMIKWRGGLGRVRNIVRRLIEEYPTRRAMKEELEQVFSDRVRYM, encoded by the coding sequence ATGCCGGAAGATATGCTCGTCAGGCTGCCCGAATACGTGAGTCCGAAGATTTTCGACCGGGGCCTGGACTACTTCAGAAACGACTTCATAGAATCTCCCGAAAGAGTATCGGAGCATAAATGGGTGACCCGTGCAATGGGCAGGCGGGTTTACGAGGTATCGCTCACTTTCAATCCCGAAGGTGACGACGAGTGGCATTGTGACTGTCCGTTTGACGGGCCGGTGTGCAAACATGTTGTAGCTGCGTGTTTCGCGGTGCTTCAGGTTGCCGGAGACAAATATCCGGGGGTTGCCCGAGCGGGGGACTTATACAAGCTGCCGGCTTTTGAGTCGCGTTTGATAATTGATCAGCTTTTCGAAGTACTCGACAATGAAGAGTTGATTGGATTTTTACGCAGTAAGCTGGAACAAGATCACCAGCTTGCAAGTGTTTTCGAAAGTGAGTTTTTGTACCGGCTGCCGGAACATCAAAAATCGGAAAGGTACCGGCGCATTGTATCGAAAGCGGTTCGATCCGCCTTCAGAAACCGGCATTTTGCTGAATATCCGGAGTATCGGGATTTCGAGGATATGGATATGCTGTCGGATCAGCTGATGGCTCAAACGGACTGGCTGCTTGATCTGTCAAAGAAGCATCGTGAGGAAAACAGGCCGGAGGAAGCCCTTCTCATTGCGAAAGCGATTCTCGAGGAGGTGCCGGTCAGCCTGGAGGAATTGATAGAGGACGGGAATGATTACTATGAACTGCCGGATGCAGACGGATTCATGGAGTCAGCAGCCGAAGAGCTTTGCAAAATAGTGGAATCCGGTAATGAGGAGCTGAAGAACAACCTGTTTGATTCCATCTGGAACATGTTTCCGGATGAAAAGTTGCACATCGGTGACGTGCCGGATCATTTGCTGCACGCCATGGGGCTTTCGGCCACGGATGCGAGCAGAGTCGAGCGGTACCTGCAGCTGTTGGATCGTCTTACCGATGAGTTCAGAAACGGCGAACAATCCTTCATAGGCGAACATCAGGTGCAAGAAATCAAGATCGAGTATCTGCAGCATTTGGGACGGGAAAAAGAAGCCGTTGAAGTGATGCTGTCCATGAAAGATGATCCGAAGTTCTGTCTGATGCTGGTCAGGTATTACATCGAAAAAAAGCACTTCGCAGAGGCGAAGCAATTAAGTGCGGAGGGGTTGAAGAAAGCCGATGAGGGGGACAGGATGACGATATCCTTGGAGGATGACGGGTCGCAATCAACAACCTGGTATAAACTGCTCTATGAAATAGCAGAGGGCGAAAACAGTCCGGCCGACATGAGAACATGGCTGGAAAAACTCATTTTTGACGATTACCGGCATATGAAATGGTTCAGGGAGTACAAAAAAACATGGCCGGAAGCGGAATGGCCGCGAGAGCTGGAAAAAATCATAGCCAAGCAAAAGAAACGAAAAGATGTTTTTCATGTCGACCATTTTTTGGCGGAGATCTATGTTGAAGAAAAACGCTTTGACCGGCTGGAAGAAATGCTTATGAATGAAGCCGGCAATCCCTCTGGTTTTAACAGTATCTGCGTATTTGCCCCGAAAATGGCTGAGATGCGGCCTGAGGGAGCCGGTAATGTAATGCAGCAGGCCATTGAAGCATACGCCGCTGAAAATGTCGGGCGCAAGTATTACCGGGACATTGCAAACGAACTGCGTGCTATGATCAAATGGCGGGGTGGACTGGGGCGAGTGCGAAATATTGTCAGGAGATTGATAGAGGAGTATCCGACACGGCGGGCAATGAAAGAAGAACTGGAACAGGTATTTTCAGACCGTGTGAGATATATGTAG
- a CDS encoding type II toxin-antitoxin system HipA family toxin, with protein sequence MFESPHVPEIPYDLEELNQLASQVVRQRVTIPGVQAKMSMEVQKQAGRHPKITITGLWGRYILKPPSQQWDQLPENEHTTLSLADAAGIQTVPFGLVRLRSGELSFLTRRIDRRSTGQKMAMEDMCQLTERLTEDKYKGSHEQISGIIKKYSDNPGFDLTRYFDLILFCYLTGNADMHLKNFSLLKEQESGWKLANAYDLINTRLVMPANKDPEELALTIGGKKSNFNRAVFISFGRNIGLNQRQVANAISNLEAKLPAFKEIISRSFLNNEMKSKYLSILDQRSQVLF encoded by the coding sequence TTGTTCGAAAGTCCACATGTTCCGGAAATCCCCTATGATCTTGAAGAGCTAAATCAGCTGGCAAGTCAGGTCGTCAGACAGCGGGTTACCATACCCGGCGTTCAGGCAAAAATGTCTATGGAGGTACAAAAACAGGCAGGTCGTCATCCGAAAATAACAATTACAGGCCTTTGGGGACGATATATCCTGAAGCCACCGTCCCAACAATGGGATCAGCTTCCTGAAAACGAACATACTACGCTTTCTCTGGCCGATGCAGCTGGAATACAAACGGTTCCGTTTGGACTTGTGCGCTTGCGAAGCGGGGAGCTTTCGTTCCTGACCAGGAGAATCGATCGCAGAAGCACTGGGCAAAAAATGGCCATGGAGGATATGTGTCAGCTCACAGAACGGTTGACCGAAGACAAATACAAGGGTTCACATGAACAGATTTCCGGGATTATAAAAAAGTACTCTGACAACCCCGGCTTTGATCTTACCCGGTATTTTGATCTCATATTGTTCTGCTACCTGACTGGAAACGCTGATATGCATCTGAAAAATTTCTCACTCCTGAAGGAGCAGGAATCCGGATGGAAACTGGCCAATGCTTATGACCTGATCAATACAAGGCTGGTTATGCCGGCCAATAAAGATCCGGAGGAACTGGCGCTGACAATCGGAGGCAAAAAAAGCAATTTCAATCGTGCCGTTTTTATTTCCTTTGGCAGGAATATTGGACTGAATCAGCGCCAGGTTGCCAATGCGATCAGCAATCTGGAGGCAAAGTTACCGGCTTTTAAAGAGATCATAAGTCGATCGTTTCTAAATAATGAGATGAAATCGAAATACCTTTCCATACTTGATCAAAGATCGCAAGTGCTTTTTTGA
- a CDS encoding HipA N-terminal domain-containing protein, with translation MHRIAHIYVHEAFAGILKETETGYEFAYAAEYLDSGDVAPVSLTLPLRREPYQSNVMFPFFDGLIPEGWLLDVVTETWKVNPRDRMGLLLVSCRDCIGNVSVREPSVGWGPSSGRDDESEGHHE, from the coding sequence ATGCATAGAATAGCACATATTTATGTCCATGAAGCGTTTGCGGGTATTCTGAAGGAAACCGAAACCGGATATGAATTTGCCTATGCGGCTGAATATCTGGATTCAGGCGATGTCGCTCCGGTCAGTCTGACACTCCCGCTTCGCCGGGAGCCGTATCAATCCAATGTCATGTTTCCGTTTTTTGATGGATTGATTCCGGAGGGATGGCTTCTGGATGTGGTGACGGAAACCTGGAAGGTGAACCCGCGGGACAGAATGGGCCTGCTCCTGGTCAGTTGCCGGGACTGCATCGGGAATGTCAGTGTACGGGAACCATCTGTCGGCTGGGGACCATCCAGTGGCCGCGATGATGAATCAGAGGGACATCATGAGTAA
- a CDS encoding helix-turn-helix transcriptional regulator, which produces MNANSDAIIRFVKNRRKQLGITQEELSRRAGVGLRFIRDMEQGKESLRMDKVNQVLGLFGHKVGPVPVKDQE; this is translated from the coding sequence ATGAATGCGAATAGCGATGCAATTATACGTTTTGTCAAAAATCGAAGAAAGCAGCTGGGTATAACCCAGGAAGAGCTATCTCGCCGTGCCGGAGTGGGTTTGCGCTTCATCAGAGATATGGAGCAAGGAAAGGAGAGTCTTCGCATGGATAAAGTAAATCAGGTGCTGGGTTTATTCGGGCACAAGGTGGGGCCGGTTCCCGTAAAAGATCAAGAGTAG
- a CDS encoding SNF2-related protein, whose protein sequence is MTKEHPSAPQGSLFDSQLPEHADYPMNRGGEEVVWNVIRRDIAESDTYLIITGYSSLAFLAEQLGSRLQARSRIEIVLGNEPVSPLQPDGLSGSPGMVNLGTGDPGTGSFGSVNHKSAGHRSDRHSSGADRYAAELRTKDGSSGLSLPDQIRQYWLQRGISVLLNGPVLRLIEKIRFELVAFLYRPNLHAKIYRGDLHAMLGSSNFTRPGMLTQGEANVRRSWGTEGYNDISDIADHFRHGATPWNDAVIELLESLLRNVSWQESLARAIAMINEGQWIEEYPNRWLRRNIASLWPTQKRSIAQALYLLERQGSVLIADPTGSGKTRMGARLLESLLNRLWSRSAWFRANYQIICPPLVIDTWNKELGYLPQSMSGPVSHGILSSSDGDKAREVLQQIRQANILLVDEAHNYLNKASTRSRSIVVNRADHVILFTATPLNRRSEDLLRLVEILGLDNLSDEAYRTYRQLMTSRDARSPEKMEQLRNYVHRFMVRRTKRELNEAIDEEPEAYRDEFGNLCRYPVHRSKIYKTGETTDDVELAGRIERLIDRLRGIIYLSRLKADKYDLFNKERQQSFLKKRLTMGPALTRYNIRNMLRSSRAALIEHLEGTDAARETFGVRDFKRNPTGDIIGRIRELRKNPPDTNLDIPLPDWISDRDRWQQACDEEVEALEEIAELARRISGSRETDKAKMVARLIEKEGMVLAYDTALITLQVIRQKLKDLGYDEQTMVVTGSSDDTRKQLKKAFALEAENRPMVALCSDALAEGINLQRASAVVFLDMPTVIRVAEQRIGRVDRLDSPHPEITVYWPDDSEAFRLKTDRQFFHRHQMVEELIGSNINLPEQMAVRGETFAEETLSTDEVIAEFEEHRQAERSWEGFEDAFTSMRNMVFGPEPLIERTLYDEAVRHGDSAGAWISVVRTNEPFVFAAVRGSESTAPWWILRTEKADMDRRTENGGKAQEEKAGAGRSEDGDDHAQEDETDAGRDSNAGRSGERDSGYKSGSSARDSDSSSDSASARGGASDRSSGSSRGRGSEIHQDIHKITEKLRKLLPESEPAEFDRNAEALMQRHMAWLYNYEQQTLPNKKRHAIEQMRYLLPKWKKMEDHGSREWHQYVHRLHDLVMHREDRRAAGNSGKSSPGVDWYELANRWLDVAQPELIRWIETERKNRKYQNIRLKNINRYLHKNPLDEDALAHVLDGLPVIEPVDRRVMSMIIGVAGSR, encoded by the coding sequence ATGACCAAAGAACATCCATCCGCTCCGCAAGGATCGCTTTTCGACTCTCAACTGCCCGAACATGCCGATTATCCCATGAACCGCGGCGGGGAGGAAGTGGTTTGGAATGTGATTCGTCGTGACATAGCAGAATCGGATACATATCTGATTATCACCGGATATTCTTCACTGGCATTTCTGGCAGAGCAGCTCGGAAGCAGACTGCAGGCCCGTTCCCGCATCGAGATCGTACTTGGCAACGAGCCGGTTTCCCCTCTTCAGCCGGACGGGCTCTCCGGCAGTCCCGGAATGGTGAATCTTGGAACCGGTGATCCTGGAACGGGCAGTTTTGGGTCCGTCAACCATAAATCCGCCGGTCACAGGTCAGACCGACACAGTTCCGGTGCCGACAGATATGCAGCAGAGTTGCGGACAAAAGACGGATCGTCCGGACTTTCGCTGCCCGATCAAATCCGGCAGTACTGGCTGCAGCGAGGTATATCGGTGTTGTTGAACGGACCGGTATTGCGACTGATCGAAAAAATTCGTTTTGAACTGGTGGCTTTTTTATATCGTCCGAATCTGCACGCCAAAATCTACCGCGGTGATCTGCATGCCATGCTGGGTTCGAGCAATTTTACTCGGCCCGGCATGTTGACCCAGGGAGAGGCCAACGTTCGCCGAAGCTGGGGCACCGAGGGCTATAACGACATCAGCGATATTGCCGATCATTTTCGCCACGGGGCGACACCCTGGAATGACGCTGTCATTGAACTGCTGGAATCGTTGTTGCGCAATGTGAGCTGGCAGGAGTCCCTGGCCCGGGCAATCGCAATGATCAACGAAGGCCAGTGGATAGAAGAGTATCCGAACCGCTGGCTGCGCCGGAACATAGCATCACTTTGGCCCACTCAGAAACGATCCATCGCCCAGGCACTCTATCTGCTTGAACGGCAAGGCAGCGTCCTGATCGCCGATCCCACCGGCTCCGGCAAAACACGCATGGGAGCGCGTCTGCTTGAATCCCTGCTGAATCGGTTATGGAGCCGGTCGGCCTGGTTCCGTGCCAATTATCAGATCATCTGCCCGCCACTGGTCATCGATACCTGGAACAAAGAACTCGGATACCTGCCGCAGTCGATGTCCGGGCCGGTTTCGCACGGAATACTGAGTTCATCCGACGGCGATAAAGCCCGGGAGGTTTTGCAGCAAATCCGCCAGGCAAACATTTTGCTGGTCGATGAGGCGCACAACTACCTTAACAAAGCCTCCACCCGCAGCCGCTCGATCGTGGTCAACCGCGCAGACCACGTAATATTATTCACCGCGACCCCGCTCAACCGCCGAAGCGAGGATCTGCTGCGACTGGTGGAAATACTGGGGCTGGATAACCTGAGCGATGAGGCCTACCGGACCTATCGCCAGCTGATGACCAGCCGGGATGCGCGCAGCCCCGAAAAGATGGAACAGCTGCGCAATTATGTCCACCGGTTCATGGTCCGGCGTACCAAGCGTGAACTCAACGAGGCGATCGATGAGGAGCCGGAGGCTTACCGCGATGAGTTCGGCAATCTCTGCCGCTATCCGGTCCATCGCTCCAAAATCTACAAGACCGGCGAGACCACTGATGATGTGGAGCTGGCCGGCCGGATCGAGCGGCTCATCGACCGGTTGCGGGGCATCATCTATCTTTCCCGCTTGAAAGCCGATAAATACGATCTGTTCAACAAAGAACGCCAGCAGTCGTTTTTGAAAAAGCGGCTGACAATGGGACCGGCCCTGACGCGCTACAACATCCGGAATATGCTGCGATCCAGCCGTGCCGCTCTCATCGAGCATCTCGAGGGTACCGATGCAGCCAGGGAAACGTTTGGTGTCAGGGATTTCAAGAGAAACCCGACGGGCGATATTATCGGACGGATCCGGGAGCTCCGTAAAAATCCACCCGACACGAACCTGGATATTCCCTTACCGGACTGGATCAGCGACCGTGACCGTTGGCAACAGGCTTGTGATGAGGAGGTGGAGGCGCTGGAAGAGATTGCCGAACTTGCACGGCGAATCAGCGGCAGCCGGGAGACGGATAAGGCGAAAATGGTGGCCCGGCTTATTGAAAAAGAAGGCATGGTACTGGCCTACGATACGGCCCTCATCACCCTGCAGGTAATCCGCCAAAAGTTGAAGGATCTGGGGTACGATGAACAGACGATGGTAGTGACCGGCAGCTCGGACGACACCCGAAAGCAGCTGAAAAAAGCGTTTGCCCTGGAAGCCGAAAACCGGCCGATGGTCGCTCTGTGCAGCGACGCCCTGGCCGAGGGGATCAACCTGCAGCGCGCGTCGGCGGTAGTGTTCCTGGATATGCCCACTGTCATTCGGGTGGCCGAGCAGCGAATCGGGCGGGTAGACCGGCTGGACAGTCCCCACCCGGAGATAACGGTTTACTGGCCGGATGACTCCGAAGCATTCCGCCTGAAAACAGACCGGCAGTTTTTTCATCGGCACCAGATGGTCGAGGAGCTCATTGGCAGCAATATCAACCTGCCTGAACAAATGGCGGTACGTGGAGAAACGTTCGCGGAAGAGACGCTCAGTACAGACGAAGTGATCGCCGAGTTTGAAGAACACCGGCAGGCCGAACGGTCGTGGGAAGGCTTTGAAGATGCATTCACATCCATGCGCAATATGGTGTTCGGGCCGGAACCGCTGATCGAAAGAACGCTCTACGATGAGGCCGTACGGCATGGCGACAGCGCCGGAGCCTGGATCAGTGTCGTCCGTACCAATGAACCATTTGTCTTTGCGGCGGTCCGGGGCTCCGAAAGCACCGCTCCCTGGTGGATCTTACGTACGGAAAAAGCAGATATGGACCGCCGGACAGAAAATGGAGGAAAAGCACAGGAAGAGAAAGCGGGTGCCGGCCGGTCGGAAGACGGTGATGACCATGCACAGGAAGATGAAACGGATGCCGGCCGAGACAGCAACGCGGGTCGAAGCGGTGAGAGAGATAGCGGTTACAAAAGTGGTAGTAGTGCCAGAGATAGTGATAGTTCCAGTGACAGTGCCAGTGCCAGGGGCGGTGCCAGCGACAGGAGTAGCGGTAGTTCCAGGGGCAGAGGCAGTGAAATTCACCAGGACATCCATAAAATTACTGAGAAGCTGCGCAAACTGCTTCCGGAATCCGAACCTGCTGAATTCGACCGGAATGCCGAAGCGCTGATGCAACGACACATGGCCTGGCTGTATAATTACGAGCAGCAGACCCTGCCTAATAAAAAGCGACATGCTATTGAACAGATGCGTTATTTATTGCCGAAATGGAAAAAAATGGAAGATCACGGCAGCAGGGAGTGGCACCAGTATGTGCATCGGTTGCACGATCTGGTAATGCATCGGGAAGACAGGCGCGCCGCAGGCAATTCGGGCAAGTCCAGCCCGGGCGTCGACTGGTATGAACTGGCCAACCGCTGGCTTGATGTGGCCCAGCCGGAGCTGATCCGCTGGATTGAAACCGAACGGAAAAACCGGAAATACCAGAACATCCGGCTCAAAAACATCAACCGGTATTTGCATAAAAATCCGCTCGACGAAGATGCGCTGGCCCATGTTCTGGACGGATTGCCCGTGATCGAACCGGTCGATCGACGGGTGATGTCCATGATTATAGGTGTGGCCGGCAGCAGATGA
- a CDS encoding SDR family NAD(P)-dependent oxidoreductase: MNKPETSPFHQKVIIVTGGANGIGKAIAKRFAERRAQVAVADADSENGAALCESLRQEGHEAAFFACDISQPDAAAAMISDVKNTFGSVDILINNAGISEFKPLFETDVTDWDRVLNTNLRGAFLCAKEAAKVMPERSAVVNISSTRALMSEPGSEAYAASKGGLLALTHALAVSLQDKRIRVNAVSPGWIHTGDPKSLREKDHRQHLTGRVGRPDDIARACLFLCDPENDFITGENLVIDGGMTRKMIYEH, encoded by the coding sequence ATGAACAAGCCGGAAACCTCTCCTTTTCATCAAAAAGTTATCATCGTCACCGGCGGAGCCAATGGAATCGGCAAGGCCATTGCAAAAAGGTTTGCCGAACGCCGGGCGCAGGTTGCCGTTGCCGATGCGGACTCTGAAAACGGCGCAGCGCTCTGCGAATCGCTCCGGCAGGAAGGACATGAAGCAGCTTTCTTCGCCTGCGACATCAGCCAACCGGATGCTGCGGCAGCGATGATTTCGGATGTAAAAAATACTTTCGGAAGCGTGGACATCCTGATCAACAATGCCGGCATATCGGAATTCAAGCCGCTTTTTGAAACGGACGTGACCGACTGGGACCGCGTGCTGAACACCAACCTGCGCGGTGCCTTTTTGTGCGCAAAAGAAGCAGCGAAAGTGATGCCGGAGAGGAGTGCGGTCGTCAATATCAGCTCCACCCGCGCGCTGATGTCGGAGCCGGGATCAGAGGCCTATGCGGCATCAAAAGGCGGCTTGCTGGCGCTGACGCATGCCCTGGCGGTATCCCTTCAGGATAAGCGAATCCGGGTAAACGCGGTCAGTCCGGGCTGGATACATACGGGGGATCCGAAATCGCTGCGGGAGAAGGATCACCGCCAGCACCTGACCGGACGAGTCGGTAGACCGGATGATATTGCCAGGGCCTGCCTGTTTCTGTGCGACCCTGAAAATGATTTCATTACCGGAGAAAATCTGGTTATCGACGGCGGAATGACCCGGAAGATGATTTACGAGCATTGA